TGCAACAGCCTGTGGCTCTTCCAGAGCCTTCAGTGCAGCAATGGTGCCCTGAACGATGTTGATCTGGTTCTGCGAACCCATCGACTTCGACAGGATGTCGTGGATGCCTGCACATTCCAACACGGCGCGCACTGGACCACCGGCGATAACACCGGTACCAGGAGCAGCTGGGCGGAGCAAGACAACGCCAGCGGCGGCCTCACCCTTGACCAGGTGTGGGATGGTGGTGCCAACGCGTGGAACGCGGAAGAAGGACTTCTTAGCCTCTTCAACGCCCTTAGCGATAGCAGCAGGAACTTCCTTGGCCTTACCGTAGCCAACGCCTACCAGACCGTTGCCGTCACCAACAACGACAAGTGCGGTGAAGCTGAAGCGACGACCACCCTTGACGACCTTGGAGACGCGGTTGATAGCTACAACGCGCTCAAGGAACTTGTCCTTGTCTTCGTTGCGGTTATCCTTCTGGTCACGGCCACGGCCGCGGCCTTCGCCACGTCCACGACCTTCACCACGACCGCGGCCTTCGCCGCGACGGGATCCAGCGTTCTCGGTAGCGGGAGCCGATGCAGTCTCGACTGCTTCAGTAGCTTCAGACACCTGAGTTTCCTTCTTGTTAGTAGCTTCGCTCACAGTGCCAGCCCACCTTCACGTGCGCCGTCAGCAACAGCGGCCACGCGACCGTGGTACTTGTTGCCACCGCGGTCGAAGACAACTGCTTCGATGCCA
The nucleotide sequence above comes from Glutamicibacter sp. B1. Encoded proteins:
- the rpsE gene encoding 30S ribosomal protein S5; the encoded protein is MSEATEAVETASAPATENAGSRRGEGRGRGEGRGRGEGRGRGRDQKDNRNEDKDKFLERVVAINRVSKVVKGGRRFSFTALVVVGDGNGLVGVGYGKAKEVPAAIAKGVEEAKKSFFRVPRVGTTIPHLVKGEAAAGVVLLRPAAPGTGVIAGGPVRAVLECAGIHDILSKSMGSQNQINIVQGTIAALKALEEPQAVAARRGLPLDEVAPAAMLRHIQSQKAGA